From a single Candidatus Woesearchaeota archaeon genomic region:
- a CDS encoding protein kinase, producing the protein MLHTILQGSRIDGTPVDIRLDSVVPKGAMLIYTGTDLDNENRLFVKAEPASQAGKSRMFDTELHALREVNGDPRIVSLYATGEYPRADPANLRTGRFLALPLLRPGTDLEKHVEENGPMQAEPAVRMMDDMLAGVQAYHERGIVHRDIKPANIVLDRKGWRLVDPGVSKCKGIAEIVGGLTGTPGYMAPEMIVSNELGDNFYLNLPWIPNVARTTSVDTHSDVYCAGLVAYYALTGMDAYGKTGSVLGLAMRNLSGEFIPLGQTMIGKALPPRLVDVVDSSLSMDYKQRPTVPEFRQGLREV; encoded by the coding sequence ATGCTTCATACAATCCTTCAAGGATCAAGAATAGATGGAACTCCAGTAGACATTAGACTTGATTCAGTTGTGCCGAAAGGAGCGATGCTGATCTACACTGGAACAGACCTTGACAATGAAAATAGGCTTTTTGTCAAGGCAGAACCAGCGTCCCAAGCCGGCAAGAGCAGGATGTTCGACACAGAACTGCATGCATTGAGGGAGGTCAATGGTGATCCTAGGATTGTAAGCCTCTATGCTACAGGAGAATATCCTCGCGCTGATCCGGCAAATCTTCGGACAGGAAGATTCCTTGCCCTGCCGCTGCTGAGACCTGGGACAGACCTGGAGAAGCACGTCGAAGAGAATGGACCGATGCAAGCAGAACCTGCAGTAAGGATGATGGATGACATGCTTGCAGGAGTACAAGCATATCATGAGAGAGGGATAGTGCACAGGGACATCAAACCGGCAAATATCGTGCTCGACAGAAAAGGATGGAGACTGGTGGATCCAGGAGTCTCAAAATGCAAAGGCATCGCTGAGATTGTCGGCGGGCTGACAGGTACACCAGGATACATGGCACCAGAGATGATAGTCAGCAATGAGCTCGGTGATAATTTCTATTTGAATCTTCCATGGATTCCTAATGTTGCAAGAACAACATCAGTAGACACGCACAGTGATGTCTACTGCGCAGGACTTGTTGCATATTATGCACTGACAGGCATGGATGCATATGGCAAGACAGGATCAGTGCTAGGCCTGGCAATGAGAAACCTGAGCGGAGAATTCATACCTCTTGGGCAGACAATGATAGGGAAGGCATTGCCTCCCAGACTTGTTGATGTCGTGGATAGCTCATTGAGCATGGACTACAAGCAGAGGCCGACAGTGCCAGAGTTCAGGCAAGGCCTGAGAGAAGTCTAA